The Siniperca chuatsi isolate FFG_IHB_CAS linkage group LG7, ASM2008510v1, whole genome shotgun sequence genome includes a window with the following:
- the LOC122878560 gene encoding uncharacterized protein LOC122878560 isoform X1: MKINHNHSLISLKPPRRMFLFAWSKDDLNDDPTRGKYYPSTEKESELQASLHSRKEQKRRLQIRTSCRRLCDLLPFVNGQLDTATTLELTARYMSYLKETLPPNILSKVNKAVEENVSSSCKNVQRSQKKRRTVRLQRNTFQRAKPGAKKSTEDHVPRRCTQQKICKQVNQPSITITNPLTMDQTLPPGDGPTTVHAPILLDKSAVPRGQMLPVCQDQFLPASFQSVENNWMNPTSAFMNPTSCAFTSAMISRTFLPKMGPHPSSSHVLWDVTPSLVDPVAFTSGNFGQAYSPPEQTTVTNFIVPPVEQCQIDSPLVGSTDSISSVDFTNQPLVPSATSSSHDLTPENGNQPVSDALCDLRLLQENDLCSSSPLTDSPQDVVSPFWLDLLLDTNGNLCFPDANLVNIVLSPYTGSN, translated from the exons GTCCAAGGATGATCTTAATGATGACCCTACTAGAGGGAAGTATTACCCCTCTACTGAAAAGGAAAGTGAGCTCCAGGCTTCTCTTCATTCTCGCAAGGAACAGAAACGGAG GCTTCAAATCAGAACATCTTGTCGACGCTTGTGTGACCTTCTGCCCTTTGTCAATGGTCAATTAGACACAGCAACCACACTAGAGCTCACTGCAAGGTACATGAGCTACCTGAAGGAGACTCTGCCTCCAAACATTCTGTCTAAA GTTAATAAAGCAGTTGAGGAGAATGTGAGCAGTTCATGCAAAAATGTACAGAGATCACAAAAGAAACG AAGAACAGTCAGGCTACAGAGGAATACTTTTCAGAGAGCAAAGCCAGGTGCTAAGAAATCAACTGAGG aTCATGTCCCAAGAAGATGCACTCAGCAGAAGATCTGTAAACAGGTAAATCAGCCATCTATCACAATAACCAATCCTCTGACAATGGATCAGACGCTTCCTCCAGGTGACGGCCCGACCACAGTGCATGCCCCGATACTGTTGGACAAATCGGCTGTTCCCCGGGGACAAATGCTGCCAGTATGCCAGGATCAATTTCTCCCTGCCTCATTTCAGTCTGTGGAAAATAACTGGATGAACCCGACCTCTGCATTTATGAATCCCACTTCTTGTGCTTTCACATCAGCAATGATCAGCCGCACTTTTTTACCAAAGATGGGACCTCACCCATCTTCAAGCCATGTGTTATGGGATGTCACTCCTAGCCTGGTGGATCCTGTTGCTTTCACATCAGGGAATTTTGGCCAAGCCTACAGCCCACCTGAACAGACTACGGTAACAAACTTCATCGTACCCCCGGTAGAACAATGTCAGATTGATTCACCTCTGGTTGGCTCAACTGACAGTATTTCATCTGTCGATTTTACAAACCAACCACTCGTCCCAAGTGCAACTTCAAGTTCTCATGACCTGACACCTGAGAATGGAAATCAGCCAGTGTCAGATGCTCTGTGTGATTTAAGACTCCTCCAGGAGAATGACCTTTGTAGCAGTAGCCCTTTGACAGACAGTCCACAGGATGTGGTCAGTCCATTTTGGTTGGATTTGCTGTTGGATACCAATGGTAACTTGTGCTTCCCGGATGCTAATCTCGTAAACATTGTTCTTTCCCCTTACACGGGGTCTAACTAA
- the LOC122878560 gene encoding uncharacterized protein LOC122878560 isoform X2, which produces MSRRPPNGSKDDLNDDPTRGKYYPSTEKESELQASLHSRKEQKRRLQIRTSCRRLCDLLPFVNGQLDTATTLELTARYMSYLKETLPPNILSKVNKAVEENVSSSCKNVQRSQKKRRTVRLQRNTFQRAKPGAKKSTEDHVPRRCTQQKICKQVNQPSITITNPLTMDQTLPPGDGPTTVHAPILLDKSAVPRGQMLPVCQDQFLPASFQSVENNWMNPTSAFMNPTSCAFTSAMISRTFLPKMGPHPSSSHVLWDVTPSLVDPVAFTSGNFGQAYSPPEQTTVTNFIVPPVEQCQIDSPLVGSTDSISSVDFTNQPLVPSATSSSHDLTPENGNQPVSDALCDLRLLQENDLCSSSPLTDSPQDVVSPFWLDLLLDTNGNLCFPDANLVNIVLSPYTGSN; this is translated from the exons GTCCAAGGATGATCTTAATGATGACCCTACTAGAGGGAAGTATTACCCCTCTACTGAAAAGGAAAGTGAGCTCCAGGCTTCTCTTCATTCTCGCAAGGAACAGAAACGGAG GCTTCAAATCAGAACATCTTGTCGACGCTTGTGTGACCTTCTGCCCTTTGTCAATGGTCAATTAGACACAGCAACCACACTAGAGCTCACTGCAAGGTACATGAGCTACCTGAAGGAGACTCTGCCTCCAAACATTCTGTCTAAA GTTAATAAAGCAGTTGAGGAGAATGTGAGCAGTTCATGCAAAAATGTACAGAGATCACAAAAGAAACG AAGAACAGTCAGGCTACAGAGGAATACTTTTCAGAGAGCAAAGCCAGGTGCTAAGAAATCAACTGAGG aTCATGTCCCAAGAAGATGCACTCAGCAGAAGATCTGTAAACAGGTAAATCAGCCATCTATCACAATAACCAATCCTCTGACAATGGATCAGACGCTTCCTCCAGGTGACGGCCCGACCACAGTGCATGCCCCGATACTGTTGGACAAATCGGCTGTTCCCCGGGGACAAATGCTGCCAGTATGCCAGGATCAATTTCTCCCTGCCTCATTTCAGTCTGTGGAAAATAACTGGATGAACCCGACCTCTGCATTTATGAATCCCACTTCTTGTGCTTTCACATCAGCAATGATCAGCCGCACTTTTTTACCAAAGATGGGACCTCACCCATCTTCAAGCCATGTGTTATGGGATGTCACTCCTAGCCTGGTGGATCCTGTTGCTTTCACATCAGGGAATTTTGGCCAAGCCTACAGCCCACCTGAACAGACTACGGTAACAAACTTCATCGTACCCCCGGTAGAACAATGTCAGATTGATTCACCTCTGGTTGGCTCAACTGACAGTATTTCATCTGTCGATTTTACAAACCAACCACTCGTCCCAAGTGCAACTTCAAGTTCTCATGACCTGACACCTGAGAATGGAAATCAGCCAGTGTCAGATGCTCTGTGTGATTTAAGACTCCTCCAGGAGAATGACCTTTGTAGCAGTAGCCCTTTGACAGACAGTCCACAGGATGTGGTCAGTCCATTTTGGTTGGATTTGCTGTTGGATACCAATGGTAACTTGTGCTTCCCGGATGCTAATCTCGTAAACATTGTTCTTTCCCCTTACACGGGGTCTAACTAA
- the spartb gene encoding spartin b isoform X1 translates to MEKAKQDAYDNARLQVIKDGYERAFECINKGLTLDEAGDKAQALELYKRGRQHLLRAISVPSRGEECVGSSWELARQMQQKMQETLNNITTRLAILETSSDLGSAPTLNASCVSGPDATDMSAEGLYPKLPIKEKPERPAPPNPLSANGQAAGAVGGMPAFSSEGLPLSPTRQPVVPAEHPPAYSPQAADGHVSISYGTDAGEMSLVGDEFYSRTSNSTPSPQSMGEEGEEVLYIPRGVQIFFVTPEGQVSAPSYPGYLRLVKFTSDHSDRMPNRPPAFLQVCDWLYPLMAMDSPVLLCNTGVFMFPDMMAPAPGYYVGVVLSSELPAADRALFQDLLSQMTDLRVQAPDEAADTINLSQKVAIATSDETEPAATEEDKALPEWSEKVASGILTGASWLSWGLVKGAEFTGKAIHKGASKLREHITPEDKPTQVSPTVTKGLHVAKQATGGAVKVSQFLVDGVCTVAGCVGRELAPHVKKHGGKLIPESMRKDKDGRSNIDGAMVVAASGVQGFATMWTGLEVAAKNITTSVASETVTTVKHKYGAAVGQATDHAVNSAINVGITAFNVDNLGIKAVVKRTGKHTAQAILEDYNLQEKPESEKQVEKSDK, encoded by the exons ATGGAGAAAGCTAAACAAGATGCATACGACAATGCCAGACTTCAAGTGATCAAAGATGGCTATGAGAGGGCCTTTGAGTGCATCAATAAAGGACTCACTTTAGACGAAGCTGGAGACAAGGCACAGGCCCTGGAGCTGTACAAGCGAGGGCGACAACACCTTCTCAGGGCCATCAGTGTGCCCTCAAGGGGGGAGGAGTGTGTCGGCAGCTCATGGGAATTAGCCAGACAGATGCAGCAGAAGATGCAGGAGACGCTGAACAACATCACCACTCGCCTGGCCATACTAGAGACCAGCTCTGACCTTGGATCAGCACCTACACTGAACGCTAGCTGTGTGTCTGGCCCTGATGCTACAGACATGTCTGCAGAAGGTCTCTACCCAAAACTTCCCATCAAAGAGAAGCCAGAGAGGCCAGCTCCCCCAAACCCACTTTCTGCTAATGGCCAGGCAGCAGGAGCTGTAGGAGGCATGCCTGCATTCAGTAGTGAGGGTCTACCTCTCTCACCTACCAGACAGCCTGTGGTTCCAGCCGAACATCCTCCAGCTTACTCTCCTCAGGCGGCTGACGGCCACGTATCTATCTCATATGGAACAGATGCAGGGGAAATGTCATTGGTTGGGGATGAGTTCTACAGTCGTACATCTAACTCAACACCATCTCCCCAGAGTATGggtgaagagggagaggaggtgcTGTATATCCCTCGTGGTGTACAGATATTCTTTGTCACGCCTGAAGGGCAGGTGAGCGCTCCGTCGTACCCGGGCTACCTGCGGCTGGTGAAGTTTACTAGTGATCACTCTGACAGAATGCCCAATCGACCACCAGCATTTCTGCAG GTGTGCGACTGGCTATACCCTCTCATGGCAATGGACTCTCCAGTGTTGCTGTGTAACActggtgtgtttatgtttcCGGACATGATGGCGCCAGCTCCAGGCTATTATGTCGGGGTGGTGTTGTCCTCtgagctgcctgctgcagacAGAGCGCTGTTCCAGGATCTGCTGTCCCAGATGACAGATCTCAGGGTTCAG GCTCCAGATGAAGCTGCAGACACCATTAATCTCAGTCAGAAGGTGGCCATCGCTACATCTGATGAGACTGAACCAGCAGCGACAGAGGAGGATAAGGCTCTGCCCGAGTGGAGTGAAAAGGTGGCAAGTGGGATCCTGACAG GTGCTTCCTGGCTAAGCTGGGGCCTGGTGAAGGGAGCTGAGTTCACAGGCAAGGCCATTCACAAAGGGGCATCTAAACTCAGAGAACACATCACTCCAGAGGACAAACCCACCCAAGTCAGCCCCACAGTCACCAAAGGCCTCCATGTTGCCAAGCAAGCGACAGGGGGAGCTGTCAAAGTCAGCCAGTTTCTAG TGGACGGGGTGTGTACGGTCGCTGGCTGTGTGGGTCGAGAGTTGGCTCCACACGTGAAAAAACACGGAGGCAAGCTGATCCCAGAGTCTATGAGGAAAGACAAGGATGGGCGTTCCAACATAGATGGAGCCATGGTGGTAGCTGCCAGTGGAGTGCAAG GATTTGCAACCATGTGGACTGGTTTGGAAGTAGCAGCAAAGAACATTACCACGAGtgtagcatcagagacagtcaccaCCGTAAAACATAA GTACGGGGCAGCAGTAGGACAAGCCACAGACCACGCTGTCAATTCTGCCATTAATGTCGGTATCACTGCCTTCAATGTTGACAACTTGGGGATCAAAGCTGTGGTGAAAAGGACTGGCAAGCACACAGCGCAGGCCATTTTGGAAGACTACAACCTTCAGGAAAAACCAGAGAGCGAGAAGCAAGTGGAGAAATCTGACAAATAG
- the spartb gene encoding spartin b isoform X2 produces MEKAKQDAYDNARLQVIKDGYERAFECINKGLTLDEAGDKAQALELYKRGRQHLLRAISVPSRGEECVGSSWELARQMQQKMQETLNNITTRLAILETSSDLGSAPTLNASCVSGPDATDMSAEGLYPKLPIKEKPERPAPPNPLSANGQAAGAVGGMPAFSSEGLPLSPTRQPVVPAEHPPAYSPQAADGHVSISYGTDAGEMSLVGDEFYSRTSNSTPSPQSMGEEGEEVLYIPRGVQIFFVTPEGQVSAPSYPGYLRLVKFTSDHSDRMPNRPPAFLQVCDWLYPLMAMDSPVLLCNTGVFMFPDMMAPAPGYYVGVVLSSELPAADRALFQDLLSQMTDLRVQAPDEAADTINLSQKVAIATSDETEPAATEEDKALPEWSEKVASGILTGASWLSWGLVKGAEFTGKAIHKGASKLREHITPEDKPTQVSPTVTKGLHVAKQATGGAVKVSQFLVDGVCTVAGCVGRELAPHVKKHGGKLIPESMRKDKDGRSNIDGAMVVAASGVQGFATMWTGLEVAAKNITTSVASETVTTVKHKFRGLQNIFDPPNEKKCTGQQ; encoded by the exons ATGGAGAAAGCTAAACAAGATGCATACGACAATGCCAGACTTCAAGTGATCAAAGATGGCTATGAGAGGGCCTTTGAGTGCATCAATAAAGGACTCACTTTAGACGAAGCTGGAGACAAGGCACAGGCCCTGGAGCTGTACAAGCGAGGGCGACAACACCTTCTCAGGGCCATCAGTGTGCCCTCAAGGGGGGAGGAGTGTGTCGGCAGCTCATGGGAATTAGCCAGACAGATGCAGCAGAAGATGCAGGAGACGCTGAACAACATCACCACTCGCCTGGCCATACTAGAGACCAGCTCTGACCTTGGATCAGCACCTACACTGAACGCTAGCTGTGTGTCTGGCCCTGATGCTACAGACATGTCTGCAGAAGGTCTCTACCCAAAACTTCCCATCAAAGAGAAGCCAGAGAGGCCAGCTCCCCCAAACCCACTTTCTGCTAATGGCCAGGCAGCAGGAGCTGTAGGAGGCATGCCTGCATTCAGTAGTGAGGGTCTACCTCTCTCACCTACCAGACAGCCTGTGGTTCCAGCCGAACATCCTCCAGCTTACTCTCCTCAGGCGGCTGACGGCCACGTATCTATCTCATATGGAACAGATGCAGGGGAAATGTCATTGGTTGGGGATGAGTTCTACAGTCGTACATCTAACTCAACACCATCTCCCCAGAGTATGggtgaagagggagaggaggtgcTGTATATCCCTCGTGGTGTACAGATATTCTTTGTCACGCCTGAAGGGCAGGTGAGCGCTCCGTCGTACCCGGGCTACCTGCGGCTGGTGAAGTTTACTAGTGATCACTCTGACAGAATGCCCAATCGACCACCAGCATTTCTGCAG GTGTGCGACTGGCTATACCCTCTCATGGCAATGGACTCTCCAGTGTTGCTGTGTAACActggtgtgtttatgtttcCGGACATGATGGCGCCAGCTCCAGGCTATTATGTCGGGGTGGTGTTGTCCTCtgagctgcctgctgcagacAGAGCGCTGTTCCAGGATCTGCTGTCCCAGATGACAGATCTCAGGGTTCAG GCTCCAGATGAAGCTGCAGACACCATTAATCTCAGTCAGAAGGTGGCCATCGCTACATCTGATGAGACTGAACCAGCAGCGACAGAGGAGGATAAGGCTCTGCCCGAGTGGAGTGAAAAGGTGGCAAGTGGGATCCTGACAG GTGCTTCCTGGCTAAGCTGGGGCCTGGTGAAGGGAGCTGAGTTCACAGGCAAGGCCATTCACAAAGGGGCATCTAAACTCAGAGAACACATCACTCCAGAGGACAAACCCACCCAAGTCAGCCCCACAGTCACCAAAGGCCTCCATGTTGCCAAGCAAGCGACAGGGGGAGCTGTCAAAGTCAGCCAGTTTCTAG TGGACGGGGTGTGTACGGTCGCTGGCTGTGTGGGTCGAGAGTTGGCTCCACACGTGAAAAAACACGGAGGCAAGCTGATCCCAGAGTCTATGAGGAAAGACAAGGATGGGCGTTCCAACATAGATGGAGCCATGGTGGTAGCTGCCAGTGGAGTGCAAG GATTTGCAACCATGTGGACTGGTTTGGAAGTAGCAGCAAAGAACATTACCACGAGtgtagcatcagagacagtcaccaCCGTAAAACATAA ATTTAGGGGTCTACAAAATATCTTTGACCCACCTAATGAgaagaaat GTACGGGGCAGCAGTAG